Proteins encoded together in one Impatiens glandulifera chromosome 1, dImpGla2.1, whole genome shotgun sequence window:
- the LOC124927966 gene encoding protein LIGHT-DEPENDENT SHORT HYPOCOTYLS 10-like: MSMTSQNPAPESSTPDHHHNSPPPPPPPPSRYESQKRRDWNTFGHYLKNQRPPISLSDFNFNHVLEFLRYLDQFGKTKVHLHGCVFFGQPEPPASCTCPLRQAWGSLDALIGRLRAAYEENGGSPGSNPFGDGAIRVHLREVKLCQAKARGIPYKKKKKKMIKLK; this comes from the coding sequence ATGTCCATGACAAGTCAAAATCCAGCGCCGGAGTCATCCACCCCCGACCACCACCACAactcgccgccgccgccgccaccACCACCCAGCCGTTACGAGTCCCAAAAACGGCGTGACTGGAACACCTTCGGTCACTACCTCAAGAACCAACGTCCTCCAATCTCACTCTCCGACTTCAACTTCAACCACGTCCTCGAATTCCTCCGTTACCTTGATCAGTTCGGAAAAACTAAGGTTCACCTCCACGGCTGTGTCTTCTTCGGGCAGCCCGAACCGCCCGCATCTTGCACCTGTCCGCTCCGGCAGGCCTGGGGGAGCCTTGACGCGTTGATTGGCCGTCTCCGAGCAGCCTATGAGGAGAACGGAGGCTCACCCGGGTCGAACCCGTTTGGGGATGGGGCGATCCGGGTTCATCTGAGGGAGGTCAAACTTTGTCAAGCAAAAGCCAGGGGGATTCCttacaagaagaagaagaagaagatgatcaaGTTGAAGTGA